Proteins from one Flammeovirgaceae bacterium genomic window:
- a CDS encoding WbqC family protein, translated as MKALLALHYLPNLEYFAIVAQAEKTILEKHEQYVKQSYRNRCYINTANGPHRLVVPVTDKHGKALMREVHIDNSTRWRDNHWRAVSSAYGKAPFFEHYADGLRGIWSGRHQSLYSLNMDLLSFCLQSLQLSITLTESTSYQKSPNDGITDLRSALSPKNPHSGREYYSPVPYAQVFGNKFASNLSVLDVLFCEGPNAAHVIKSSIRGDLNK; from the coding sequence ATGAAGGCCCTCCTCGCCCTCCATTACCTTCCCAACCTCGAATACTTTGCCATAGTGGCCCAAGCCGAAAAAACAATCCTGGAAAAACACGAGCAATACGTAAAACAATCCTATCGCAATAGGTGCTACATCAATACCGCCAATGGCCCGCACAGGCTGGTGGTGCCCGTAACGGACAAGCATGGCAAGGCACTCATGAGGGAGGTGCACATCGACAACAGTACGCGGTGGCGGGACAACCATTGGCGGGCGGTTTCTTCCGCATACGGCAAAGCCCCATTCTTTGAACATTACGCGGATGGCCTTCGCGGCATATGGTCCGGGCGCCACCAAAGCCTGTACAGCCTTAACATGGATTTGCTGTCATTCTGTCTGCAAAGCTTGCAACTTTCAATTACGCTGACAGAAAGTACCTCTTATCAAAAATCGCCCAATGATGGCATAACCGACCTGCGGTCCGCATTAAGCCCTAAAAACCCACATTCGGGCAGGGAATATTATTCGCCCGTGCCGTACGCACAGGTTTTTGGCAATAAGTTTGCATCCAACCTCAGCGTACTGGATGTATTGTTTTGCGAGGGCCCCAATGCGGCCCATGTCATCAAATCCTCCATCCGGGGTGATCTGAACAAATAA
- the cas6 gene encoding CRISPR-associated endoribonuclease Cas6 gives MELRLRLSILGGNMLPINYQYELSSWIYKVIERADSKYSDFLHNEGFQLAGKHFKMFTFSQLDLRPYEVTGSQVKLLGKEISFIIRFAVDTSLNPFIKGLFMHQRLGLGDRHNVVDLEVTGVETIVPPSFQTTMRYQCLSPICVSRSRPDRTAEYVSPEANGYGKLLAQNLVHKAAALVGGTDMPLPGTDGFHFRLLNKPRKKGLHIKAHTESHTQVIGYLFHFELTAPVELHEIGYEAGFGEKNSMGFGCVGVGL, from the coding sequence ATGGAGTTGCGCCTACGGCTTTCCATCCTCGGGGGCAATATGCTGCCGATCAACTATCAATATGAGCTTTCCTCCTGGATATATAAAGTAATTGAAAGGGCCGATTCGAAATACAGCGATTTCCTGCATAACGAAGGATTTCAGCTGGCGGGAAAGCATTTCAAGATGTTTACCTTTTCTCAGCTTGACCTTCGCCCTTATGAGGTGACTGGAAGCCAGGTTAAGCTCTTAGGAAAGGAAATTTCCTTCATCATTCGCTTTGCTGTTGATACGAGCCTCAACCCTTTTATTAAGGGTTTATTCATGCACCAACGTCTGGGCCTGGGCGACCGGCACAATGTTGTGGATTTGGAAGTCACGGGTGTAGAGACAATTGTGCCACCATCATTTCAAACGACCATGCGCTATCAATGCTTGTCCCCCATTTGTGTAAGCCGCAGCCGACCGGACCGTACAGCCGAGTATGTGTCCCCTGAGGCCAATGGCTACGGGAAGTTGCTGGCCCAAAACCTGGTGCACAAGGCTGCCGCACTGGTTGGCGGCACCGACATGCCCTTGCCGGGGACGGATGGGTTTCATTTCAGGCTGCTCAACAAGCCACGCAAAAAGGGATTGCACATAAAAGCACATACGGAAAGCCATACGCAGGTAATCGGCTACCTCTTCCATTTCGAGCTCACTGCCCCCGTGGAACTGCACGAAATAGGCTACGAGGCGGGGTTTGGGGAAAAGAACAGTATGGGGTTTGGGTGTGTGGGGGTTGGGTTATGA
- a CDS encoding acyl-CoA thioesterase: protein MYTSETHLRVRYGETDQMGYVYYGHYASYFEVARVESLRQLGMTYKELEEMGVMMPVLENKSRYLSPALYDDNLKIVTTIREKPGVRIRFEYEVFNEAGRLLHQGETLLAFVNKATGRPCRPPTAFEKVLEPFFA, encoded by the coding sequence ATGTATACCTCCGAAACCCATTTGCGCGTGCGTTACGGGGAGACCGACCAGATGGGATATGTCTACTATGGCCACTACGCCTCCTATTTTGAGGTGGCGCGGGTGGAGAGCCTGCGGCAACTGGGGATGACCTACAAAGAGCTGGAGGAAATGGGCGTGATGATGCCGGTATTGGAAAACAAATCCAGGTACCTGTCGCCCGCCCTGTATGACGACAACCTGAAAATCGTGACCACCATTAGGGAAAAGCCAGGGGTGCGCATCAGGTTTGAATATGAGGTCTTCAATGAAGCGGGCCGGCTGCTCCACCAGGGGGAGACCTTGCTCGCCTTTGTAAACAAGGCCACGGGCCGGCCATGCAGGCCGCCCACGGCATTCGAAAAAGTGCTTGAACCTTTTTTTGCATGA
- a CDS encoding ATP-dependent Clp protease ATP-binding subunit, with protein sequence MEAKFSNRVKEVISLSREEALRLGHDYIGTEHLLLGMVREGEGVAVGVLKKLGVPLEELRAEIEKVSKSTATHDVKNLANIPLTRASEKVLKITYLEAKIFKAQLIGTEHLLLSILRDPDNLATQILNKFDVAYDVVKEMLEYQNDQPLASSDTDDPDEDSSKMFGGGAGPVGPGKEKKGAEKSRTPVLDNFGRDLTKLAEENKLDPIVGREKEIERVAQILSRRKKNNPILIGEPGVGKTAIAEGLALRIIQKKVSRVLFGKRVVTLDLASLVAGTKYRGQFEERMKAVMNELEKSADVILFIDELHTIVGAGGASGSLDASNMFKPALARGEIQCIGATTLDEYRQYIEKDGALARRFQMVMVDSTSVEETIEILDNIKDKYEDHHHVNYTKEAIDSCVKLSDRYISDRFLPDKAIDVLDEAGARVHMNNIHVPEEILKLENAIEDVKKEKNRVVKSQKYEEAAQLRDKEKKLIEQMDIAKARWEETTRTEKYTVTEENVADVIGMMTGIPTNRIAQKESNKLLGMSEELSGKVIGQEEAIQKLTRAIQRTRVGLKDPRKPIGSFIFLGPTGVGKTELAKVLATYLFDKEDALVRIDMSEYMEKFSVSRLVGAPPGYVGYEEGGQLTEKVRRKPYSVVLLDEIEKAHPDVFNILLQVLDDGILTDGLGRRVDFRNTIIIMTSNIGVRDLKDFGSGIGFATKAKQSNEEENMKSTIHNALKRVFSPEFLNRLDDVIVFNSLQREQIHKIIDITLSKLFERIKTLGYNVDLTDKAKDFLAGKGYDQQFGARPLNRAVQKYLEDPIAEEILKGEIEEGATLVADHDGKSENLVIKVKKPKASSKEKKSD encoded by the coding sequence ATGGAAGCTAAATTTTCTAACCGGGTAAAGGAAGTCATCTCGTTGAGCCGGGAAGAAGCACTGCGGTTGGGCCATGACTATATTGGCACCGAGCACCTGCTGCTGGGGATGGTGCGCGAAGGGGAAGGGGTTGCCGTAGGGGTGCTCAAAAAATTGGGCGTGCCCCTCGAAGAACTCAGGGCGGAAATCGAAAAAGTTTCCAAGAGCACGGCCACGCATGACGTAAAGAACCTCGCCAACATACCCTTGACGCGGGCGTCCGAAAAGGTACTTAAGATCACGTACCTGGAAGCCAAAATCTTCAAGGCGCAATTGATAGGGACCGAGCACCTGTTGCTCTCCATCCTTCGCGACCCCGACAACCTGGCCACCCAGATATTGAATAAATTTGACGTGGCCTACGATGTGGTGAAGGAAATGTTGGAATACCAAAACGACCAGCCGCTTGCCTCCTCCGATACGGACGATCCCGATGAGGACTCCTCCAAAATGTTCGGTGGTGGTGCCGGTCCCGTGGGCCCGGGCAAGGAGAAAAAGGGTGCCGAAAAGTCACGCACGCCTGTACTGGATAATTTCGGAAGGGACCTTACCAAACTGGCAGAGGAAAACAAACTTGACCCCATAGTGGGGCGCGAAAAAGAAATTGAGCGCGTGGCGCAGATCCTCAGCCGCAGGAAAAAAAACAACCCCATCCTGATAGGGGAGCCAGGGGTGGGCAAGACCGCCATCGCGGAGGGCCTGGCCTTGCGCATTATACAGAAAAAAGTATCGCGCGTTTTGTTTGGCAAGCGTGTGGTAACGTTGGACCTGGCCTCGCTGGTGGCGGGCACGAAGTACCGTGGCCAGTTTGAGGAACGGATGAAGGCCGTCATGAACGAGTTGGAAAAATCTGCCGATGTGATCCTGTTTATTGACGAGCTGCACACCATTGTGGGCGCGGGGGGCGCCTCCGGCTCCCTGGATGCCTCCAACATGTTCAAACCGGCACTGGCGCGCGGGGAAATACAATGTATTGGCGCCACCACCCTGGACGAATACCGGCAGTATATCGAAAAAGACGGGGCGCTGGCCAGGAGGTTCCAAATGGTAATGGTGGACTCCACCTCCGTGGAGGAGACCATTGAGATACTGGACAACATCAAGGACAAGTACGAGGACCACCACCATGTGAACTACACCAAGGAGGCCATTGACTCGTGCGTAAAATTGTCAGACCGCTACATCAGTGACCGTTTCCTGCCAGACAAGGCCATAGACGTATTGGACGAGGCGGGCGCCCGTGTGCACATGAACAACATCCACGTGCCGGAGGAAATCCTTAAGCTGGAAAACGCCATTGAGGACGTGAAGAAAGAGAAAAACCGCGTGGTAAAGAGCCAGAAGTACGAAGAAGCGGCCCAACTGCGCGACAAGGAGAAGAAGCTTATCGAGCAAATGGACATTGCAAAAGCCCGGTGGGAGGAGACTACCCGAACGGAAAAATATACCGTTACCGAGGAAAACGTGGCCGATGTCATTGGCATGATGACGGGCATCCCCACCAACCGCATTGCCCAGAAGGAGAGCAATAAATTGCTGGGCATGTCGGAAGAGCTGAGCGGGAAGGTGATCGGCCAGGAAGAGGCCATCCAAAAACTAACCAGGGCCATCCAGCGTACCCGCGTTGGGCTAAAGGACCCGAGGAAGCCCATCGGTTCGTTTATTTTCCTGGGCCCCACGGGGGTAGGAAAAACCGAGCTGGCAAAAGTGCTGGCCACCTACCTCTTCGACAAAGAAGACGCCCTGGTAAGGATAGACATGAGCGAGTACATGGAGAAGTTTTCCGTATCACGGCTTGTGGGGGCGCCTCCCGGATATGTGGGCTACGAAGAAGGCGGCCAGCTTACCGAAAAGGTAAGGCGCAAGCCCTACAGCGTGGTGTTGCTGGACGAAATAGAAAAAGCCCACCCCGATGTGTTCAACATCCTCCTGCAGGTGTTGGATGATGGGATACTGACGGACGGCCTGGGCCGCAGGGTGGATTTCAGGAACACCATCATCATCATGACTTCCAACATTGGTGTCCGCGACCTGAAGGATTTCGGGTCTGGCATTGGGTTTGCCACCAAGGCAAAGCAATCCAATGAAGAGGAAAACATGAAGAGCACCATCCACAATGCGTTGAAGCGTGTCTTTAGCCCCGAGTTCTTAAACCGGCTGGACGATGTGATCGTGTTCAATTCCTTGCAGCGCGAGCAAATCCACAAGATCATTGACATTACCCTAAGCAAGTTGTTTGAGCGGATAAAGACACTCGGCTATAACGTTGACCTTACCGATAAGGCCAAGGATTTCCTTGCCGGTAAAGGGTACGACCAGCAGTTTGGCGCACGGCCACTCAACAGGGCAGTCCAGAAATACCTGGAAGACCCGATTGCGGAAGAGATACTGAAAGGGGAAATAGAAGAGGGCGCCACGCTGGTTGCCGACCACGATGGCAAAAGCGAGAACCTGGTCATTAAAGTAAAGAAGCCCAAGGCTTCGTCCAAGGAGAAGAAAAGCGACTAG
- a CDS encoding type II toxin-antitoxin system HipA family toxin — MGTLYATYARGKEIFSFEYNEAWLKSSAHHLDPDLQLYSGQQYLSEGKSNFGIFLDSSPDRWGRVLMDRREAILARSEGRKARPLFETDYLLGVFDGHRMGALRFKENEDGDFLNNNREMASPPWTSIRELEEASLRLEEDDVDDALKMKWLNMLMAPGSSLGGARPKASIVDSKGQLWIAKFPSRNDSRDIGAWEMVVHGLAVKAGLNVAEGMTGTYYSKQHTFLTKRFDRTAKGERIHFASALTLLGHTDGTDHTAGASYLELVEFIMKYGAQVNEDLEELWRRIVFYISVSNTDDHLRNHGFLLTPTGWILSPAYDINPVETGTGLSLNISEKDNALNLDLAKEVAPYFRVSTNRADEIMDQVKKSVSGWGKEADKCGIPRSERGVMEKAFRLAD, encoded by the coding sequence ATGGGTACGTTGTATGCTACATATGCTCGCGGTAAAGAAATTTTTTCATTTGAGTACAATGAAGCCTGGTTGAAAAGTAGTGCACACCATCTTGATCCCGACCTTCAATTGTATTCAGGGCAACAATATCTTTCAGAAGGTAAAAGCAACTTTGGAATATTCCTGGACTCATCACCTGATCGTTGGGGTCGGGTGCTGATGGACAGAAGGGAAGCCATACTAGCCAGATCAGAAGGACGAAAAGCTCGACCACTTTTTGAAACAGATTATTTACTTGGGGTTTTTGATGGCCATCGCATGGGTGCGTTGCGATTCAAAGAAAATGAAGACGGAGACTTTCTTAATAACAACAGGGAAATGGCCTCCCCTCCCTGGACTTCGATACGCGAATTGGAAGAAGCAAGTTTGCGCCTGGAAGAAGATGATGTTGATGATGCCCTGAAAATGAAATGGCTGAATATGCTGATGGCCCCCGGTTCCTCCTTGGGAGGCGCAAGGCCAAAGGCGAGTATTGTTGATTCAAAAGGACAGTTATGGATTGCAAAGTTTCCGAGCAGAAACGATAGTAGGGATATAGGTGCGTGGGAAATGGTGGTCCATGGACTTGCCGTAAAGGCTGGACTAAATGTTGCTGAAGGCATGACCGGGACCTACTACAGCAAGCAACATACTTTTTTGACAAAACGATTTGACCGAACTGCCAAAGGAGAGCGGATTCATTTTGCCTCTGCCCTGACCTTGTTAGGGCATACTGATGGAACAGATCATACGGCAGGTGCCAGTTACCTGGAGTTGGTTGAGTTCATCATGAAGTATGGCGCACAAGTGAATGAAGATCTTGAAGAACTATGGAGGAGAATAGTTTTTTACATCAGTGTAAGCAATACTGATGATCATTTAAGAAATCATGGATTTCTTCTGACACCAACTGGATGGATACTCTCACCAGCCTACGATATCAACCCGGTGGAAACTGGAACAGGTTTGAGCCTGAATATTTCTGAAAAGGATAATGCGCTCAATCTTGATCTGGCGAAAGAAGTGGCACCTTACTTCCGTGTTTCGACTAATAGAGCTGATGAAATAATGGATCAGGTAAAAAAATCTGTGAGCGGATGGGGTAAAGAAGCAGATAAGTGCGGGATCCCAAGATCAGAACGGGGTGTGATGGAGAAGGCATTTAGATTAGCTGACTAA
- a CDS encoding transcriptional regulator, with amino-acid sequence MNIKKTILLPKNLKILTEFGENIKLARLRRKLSTEQVSERANIGRTTLWAIEKGSPNVALGSYLQVLFVLGLEKDLLKVAGDDPLGRKLQDAKLLVKERAPKKGK; translated from the coding sequence ATGAATATCAAAAAAACCATCTTGCTGCCTAAAAACCTCAAGATTCTTACTGAGTTTGGGGAAAATATCAAATTAGCCAGGCTAAGAAGGAAACTTAGTACCGAGCAAGTATCCGAAAGGGCGAATATTGGCCGAACGACTCTTTGGGCTATTGAAAAGGGTTCACCAAATGTTGCATTAGGTTCTTATTTACAGGTTTTATTTGTCCTTGGCTTAGAAAAGGACTTACTAAAAGTGGCTGGTGATGACCCTCTGGGAAGAAAACTTCAGGATGCTAAGCTGTTGGTAAAAGAACGCGCACCGAAAAAGGGTAAGTAG
- a CDS encoding YihY/virulence factor BrkB family protein, translating into MNFTIRKWILRFPSLMLLRSWMKKIKFKKHQNLSLYRFIKIFISNIQKDDLINKANGVAFNFILAIFPAVIFLFTLTPYIARYFPEVNRNSIMEFMGEMLPPSMYEVISSTVFDIISNQRGGLLTFGFLFALYLSTNGMMALMRAFNACYQTVERRSAFRMRITATGLTFMLAIVVIMAVALLVLGQFAIDYVAENLTAFGHFNLDAYTIYLLLGLRFLVILVVFFFAISFIYYFGPAVHYNWKFFSVGSFVATLGCLGVSYVFSYYITNFGTYNKVYGSIGVLIALMIWVQLITIVLLFGYEINASLHHGIKLEAIELHKRQMRIAHQAEGQQGD; encoded by the coding sequence ATGAATTTTACGATAAGAAAATGGATTTTACGCTTTCCTTCACTCATGCTGCTGCGGAGCTGGATGAAGAAAATAAAATTCAAAAAGCACCAGAACTTATCGCTGTACCGGTTCATTAAAATATTTATCTCCAACATTCAGAAAGACGACCTTATCAACAAGGCCAACGGGGTGGCCTTTAACTTTATCCTGGCGATTTTTCCCGCGGTCATTTTCCTGTTTACCCTCACCCCGTACATCGCCCGGTATTTCCCTGAAGTCAACAGGAACAGCATTATGGAATTCATGGGCGAGATGCTCCCTCCCAGCATGTACGAGGTCATCTCCTCCACCGTGTTCGATATCATCAGCAACCAGCGGGGCGGCCTGCTGACGTTCGGGTTTTTGTTTGCCCTGTACTTGTCCACCAATGGCATGATGGCCTTGATGCGGGCGTTTAATGCCTGCTACCAAACGGTGGAGCGCAGGAGCGCCTTCAGGATGAGGATCACGGCCACGGGGCTAACCTTTATGCTGGCCATTGTGGTGATAATGGCGGTGGCCCTTTTGGTGCTGGGGCAGTTTGCCATTGATTACGTGGCCGAAAACCTCACCGCCTTCGGCCACTTCAATTTGGATGCCTACACCATTTACCTGCTCCTGGGGCTGCGCTTCCTCGTGATCCTGGTGGTGTTCTTTTTTGCCATCTCCTTTATTTACTACTTCGGCCCTGCGGTGCACTACAACTGGAAGTTTTTTTCGGTAGGCTCCTTTGTGGCCACACTGGGCTGCCTGGGGGTTTCGTACGTGTTCTCTTATTACATCACCAATTTTGGCACCTATAATAAGGTGTATGGCTCCATCGGGGTATTGATCGCCCTGATGATATGGGTGCAGCTCATTACCATCGTGTTGTTGTTTGGCTACGAAATCAATGCCAGCCTCCATCACGGGATAAAACTGGAAGCGATAGAACTGCACAAAAGGCAGATGCGCATCGCCCACCAGGCAGAGGGGCAGCAGGGGGACTGA
- the mltG gene encoding endolytic transglycosylase MltG produces the protein MANPVAEVPKKKLILFLVGSTLLITFTFYFYQILFTPNVLVDRDDRLFIIKPGATYRQVLEDLGRGKFVNDMVSFGFLARLYGYDKSIKPGRYLLQRNMTNIQAIRLLRAGIQEPVNITFTHVRLISELGEKITKNLGIGPGEFYQALNEFIAVNKEGFTKDNILCMFIPNTYEVYYDISAKGLVERMNAEYKRFWNGQRARKADSLGLSPIEVSILASIVQAEAVKDDEAPLIAGLYLNRLKKGIPLQADPTLVFAVGDFSLKRVLNEHKEVDSPYNTYRHAGLTPGPINMPRIVMIDAVLNARQHDYLYMCAKEDFSGYHNFSATLAQHLVNARNYQRALTIEQRKGKALRNR, from the coding sequence ATGGCGAACCCTGTGGCCGAAGTGCCGAAGAAAAAACTGATCCTGTTTTTGGTCGGGTCGACCCTCTTGATCACGTTCACCTTTTATTTCTACCAAATCTTGTTCACGCCCAATGTGCTGGTGGACAGGGACGACCGCCTGTTCATCATCAAGCCCGGGGCCACTTACAGGCAGGTGCTGGAGGACCTTGGGCGGGGTAAATTTGTAAACGATATGGTGTCCTTTGGCTTTTTGGCCCGGCTGTATGGTTACGACAAGTCCATCAAGCCCGGCCGGTACCTCCTGCAGCGCAACATGACCAACATACAAGCGATAAGGCTGCTCAGGGCAGGCATACAGGAGCCGGTAAACATCACCTTCACCCATGTGCGGCTGATAAGCGAACTGGGGGAAAAGATCACCAAAAACCTGGGCATTGGCCCGGGGGAGTTCTACCAGGCACTCAATGAATTTATTGCCGTCAATAAAGAAGGTTTTACCAAGGACAATATCCTGTGTATGTTCATCCCCAACACCTATGAAGTGTATTATGATATTTCCGCAAAAGGCCTGGTGGAACGAATGAACGCAGAGTACAAAAGGTTTTGGAACGGCCAGCGGGCCAGGAAGGCGGATTCGCTGGGGCTTTCCCCCATAGAAGTTTCCATCCTGGCCTCCATTGTACAGGCCGAGGCGGTAAAAGACGATGAGGCGCCCCTCATTGCCGGGCTCTACCTCAACAGGCTAAAGAAGGGCATCCCCCTTCAGGCAGACCCCACGCTGGTCTTTGCCGTTGGGGATTTTTCGTTGAAGCGCGTCTTGAATGAACACAAGGAAGTGGACTCCCCCTACAACACCTACCGGCATGCCGGCCTAACGCCCGGGCCCATTAACATGCCGCGGATCGTCATGATCGATGCGGTGCTGAATGCCAGGCAGCACGACTATCTTTATATGTGCGCCAAGGAGGATTTTTCTGGCTATCACAATTTTAGCGCTACCCTGGCCCAGCACCTGGTCAATGCGAGAAACTACCAAAGGGCGCTGACCATTGAGCAGAGGAAAGGAAAAGCCTTACGCAACCGGTGA
- a CDS encoding threonylcarbamoyl-AMP synthase, with the protein MAAVLLSIHPKNPEQRKIAQVVALLREGGIIIYPTDTIYGVGCDLTNRKSIERLCKIMNVKPQKLDLSFICNDLGHISEYVKRIDTPVFKILKKSLPGPFTYLFESSTKVPKILNVNKKTVGIRIPDHPIPRALVAMLGNPLITSSIKDDDAIKVYTTDPEEIYEDFKNKVDLVIDGGPGGHVPSTVVDFTGPTASIIRYGLGDFDPYL; encoded by the coding sequence ATGGCCGCTGTTTTACTTTCCATCCACCCCAAAAACCCCGAGCAAAGAAAAATTGCCCAGGTGGTGGCGTTGCTTCGCGAAGGGGGCATCATCATCTACCCCACCGATACCATTTATGGCGTGGGCTGCGACCTGACCAACCGAAAGTCCATTGAAAGGCTTTGTAAAATCATGAACGTGAAGCCCCAAAAACTGGACCTTTCTTTTATCTGCAACGACCTGGGCCACATCTCCGAATATGTAAAAAGGATCGATACCCCTGTGTTCAAGATACTCAAGAAATCGCTGCCCGGCCCTTTTACCTACCTTTTTGAATCCAGCACCAAGGTGCCCAAGATATTGAACGTGAACAAAAAGACCGTAGGGATAAGGATCCCCGACCACCCCATACCGCGGGCGCTGGTGGCCATGCTCGGAAACCCCCTAATCACCTCTTCCATCAAAGACGATGATGCAATAAAGGTGTATACCACCGACCCGGAAGAAATTTATGAAGATTTTAAAAACAAAGTAGACCTGGTCATTGACGGGGGGCCCGGTGGCCATGTGCCCTCCACGGTGGTGGACTTTACCGGCCCAACGGCTTCCATCATCCGTTATGGGCTTGGTGATTTTGACCCTTACCTATGA
- a CDS encoding replication-associated recombination protein A, producing MHIDSNIPLAERMRPTRLSELIGQEHLVGEGGIIGKAIASGNIPSMILWGPPGVGKTTIANIIANEVKMAFHTLSAVSAGVKDVREVIDKARRSGKGILFIDEIHRFNKSQQDALLGAVEKGIITLIGATTENPSFEVNSALLSRCQVYTLKPLSEANLLQLVRGALAKDPGLKNRHVEIKEHKALLNISGGDARKLLNLVELIAASVEGDVVIKDELVTNVAQKRVAVYDKSGEQHYDIISAFIKSIRGSDPNAAVYYLARMIEGGEDVKFIARRMVILASEDIGNANPTALVLATNTFQAVNLIGYPESRIILSQCAVYLASSPKSNASYKAINRAQQAVAETGDLPVPLAIRNPPTKLMKDLDYGKGYKYAHDHKGNFADMEFLPDEVKGTKFYDPGQNPRENELRVFLKKLWGKKYDY from the coding sequence ATGCACATCGATAGCAACATACCTTTGGCGGAACGCATGCGCCCCACCAGGCTCAGTGAGCTGATAGGGCAGGAGCACCTCGTGGGCGAGGGTGGCATTATTGGTAAAGCCATCGCCTCGGGCAATATCCCCTCCATGATTTTGTGGGGGCCACCGGGCGTAGGGAAAACCACCATTGCCAATATCATTGCCAATGAGGTAAAAATGGCTTTCCATACCTTAAGTGCCGTGAGTGCCGGGGTGAAAGACGTGAGGGAGGTGATCGACAAGGCGAGGCGATCGGGGAAGGGCATTTTGTTTATTGACGAAATCCACCGTTTTAACAAATCACAACAGGATGCATTGTTGGGCGCAGTGGAAAAGGGCATCATCACCCTCATTGGGGCCACTACGGAAAACCCATCGTTTGAAGTGAACAGTGCACTCCTCTCCAGGTGCCAGGTATATACCTTAAAGCCCCTTTCGGAGGCCAACCTGTTGCAATTGGTCCGCGGTGCGCTCGCAAAGGACCCCGGGTTGAAAAACAGGCACGTGGAAATCAAGGAGCACAAGGCCTTGCTGAACATCTCCGGTGGGGACGCGAGGAAACTGCTGAACCTGGTGGAGCTGATTGCCGCCTCCGTTGAGGGGGACGTGGTGATCAAGGACGAATTGGTAACAAACGTGGCCCAAAAGCGGGTTGCGGTGTATGATAAAAGTGGCGAGCAGCATTATGATATTATTTCCGCATTCATAAAATCCATACGTGGCAGCGACCCCAACGCGGCCGTCTACTACCTTGCCCGCATGATCGAAGGGGGCGAGGACGTGAAGTTCATTGCCAGGCGCATGGTGATACTTGCCTCGGAAGACATAGGCAACGCCAACCCCACGGCACTGGTGTTGGCCACCAACACCTTTCAGGCCGTAAACCTCATTGGGTACCCGGAATCAAGGATTATCCTTTCCCAGTGTGCGGTGTACCTGGCCTCCTCCCCGAAAAGCAACGCAAGTTATAAGGCCATCAACCGCGCACAGCAGGCAGTGGCCGAAACCGGGGACCTGCCTGTACCGTTAGCCATCAGAAACCCGCCAACCAAATTAATGAAGGACCTGGATTACGGCAAAGGTTATAAATATGCGCATGACCATAAAGGTAATTTTGCCGACATGGAATTCCTGCCTGACGAAGTAAAAGGCACTAAATTTTATGACCCGGGGCAAAACCCGCGCGAAAACGAGCTAAGGGTTTTTTTAAAGAAATTGTGGGGCAAGAAATATGACTACTAG